In one Alistipes sp. ZOR0009 genomic region, the following are encoded:
- a CDS encoding aspartate aminotransferase family protein, which yields MKQAIIPLYTPSDRVLVRSKGCYVYDSDGKEYIDFESGVWCTNLGHCNESISKLMKSQLYTSVHHGYHFRNEHAEELSEKLLRLTGFDEGASVFLSSGSEAINLAIVVARHVTGRPKIVKIESSFLSAYGFGQASPENEVAVTIALNDTAAIDQLRFDEVAAFVLETGGASYDMVRFPSKDFIKRLATRAKEHGCLVIADEVTTGLGRTGRWFGFQHYEVTPDMVVTGKALGNGYPISGITVSEPLAAALAKNTFRHAQSHQNDPLGCSIGAKVLDMMEEFNLVDISQKMGTCLKEQLEQLRTKYPTKIREVRARGLMLAVELTPEVDGDAIGRQLFDEGIVVGCKQNTLRLMPPLVITTTEINRLTHVLGQLLKAL from the coding sequence ATGAAGCAAGCTATTATTCCATTATACACCCCCTCCGATAGGGTACTGGTACGATCGAAGGGGTGCTACGTTTACGATAGCGATGGAAAGGAGTACATCGATTTTGAGTCGGGCGTGTGGTGCACCAACCTGGGGCACTGCAACGAGAGCATCAGCAAGCTGATGAAAAGCCAGCTGTACACCTCGGTACACCACGGCTACCACTTCCGCAACGAGCACGCCGAGGAGCTCTCCGAAAAGCTTCTGCGGCTAACGGGCTTCGACGAGGGGGCCAGCGTGTTCCTGAGCTCGGGCTCCGAGGCCATCAACCTCGCCATTGTGGTGGCCCGCCACGTTACCGGGCGCCCCAAGATTGTTAAGATAGAGAGCTCGTTTCTGAGCGCCTACGGCTTTGGACAGGCATCCCCCGAAAACGAGGTGGCCGTAACCATCGCCCTAAACGATACCGCCGCCATCGACCAGCTTCGGTTCGACGAGGTGGCCGCCTTTGTCCTCGAAACAGGCGGAGCGTCGTACGACATGGTGCGCTTCCCCTCCAAAGACTTTATAAAGCGGCTGGCCACCCGCGCCAAGGAGCACGGCTGCCTCGTTATTGCCGACGAGGTAACCACCGGGCTGGGCCGCACCGGCAGGTGGTTCGGATTTCAGCACTACGAGGTTACCCCCGACATGGTGGTTACCGGCAAGGCCCTGGGCAACGGCTACCCCATTAGCGGGATAACCGTCAGCGAGCCCCTAGCCGCCGCGCTGGCAAAGAACACCTTTAGGCACGCGCAGTCGCACCAAAACGACCCGCTGGGCTGCTCCATCGGCGCCAAGGTGCTGGATATGATGGAGGAGTTTAACCTGGTAGACATCTCGCAGAAGATGGGCACCTGCCTTAAGGAGCAGCTCGAGCAGCTGCGCACCAAGTATCCCACCAAAATAAGGGAGGTAAGGGCACGCGGCCTGATGCTTGCCGTAGAGCTTACCCCCGAGGTGGATGGCGATGCCATCGGCCGGCAGCTCTTTGACGAGGGCATCGTGGTAGGCTGCAAGCAGAACACCCTTAGGCTGATGCCCCCCTTGGTGATAACCACCACCGAAATCAACCGGCTGACCCACGTGCTAGGCCAGCTGCTGAAGGCCCTGTAA
- a CDS encoding PH domain-containing protein, translating into MSSRSTDISTPTRMHLGGMLVFFGMSIQRTIRGAWPIIVIYLFDRDRSPWLLWGVAAAVVAIAVANAILTYLNFTFCIVNSELTVSSGYIRKKKVSIPLAKIQSLNLKQNIVQQLIKIYTLEINTAGTKGAEVKLPALGLAAIREIERQVSLIEKKAADENTPLTEQPTDEVHPILHLSPLDLLKVGITNNHVKVILITFSFLVGLYNDLPQRFQVLVEHHLDTISNHAAQQAILYVLLAIVSAIVLSVAGAVVASFAWFFNLKLTHSSSSLTLEAGLINHKRIIVPFKKIQAIRWTSNPLRQLLGLYSVSISQASGIVETEKMKVQIPGCSAQQVASIEQSVWGTNMVNQPAAVHRSHWLYMRNLWLVFGLIPAALATTTGYLASNNLVWGWIWALAYIPFALLAWKKRYFYLNETTLVASSGSISHEKVMIPLRKIQGISVRQSIWQKKGARASVSLYTAGETITLPQVEASIAFALRDYALYLAESDHEPWM; encoded by the coding sequence ATGAGCAGTAGGTCAACCGACATATCGACCCCAACGCGTATGCACCTTGGCGGCATGCTCGTATTCTTTGGCATGTCAATACAGCGCACCATTCGTGGCGCATGGCCCATCATCGTCATCTACCTTTTTGATAGGGATAGATCGCCTTGGCTACTTTGGGGAGTTGCAGCTGCAGTGGTAGCCATTGCCGTTGCCAACGCCATACTCACCTACCTCAACTTCACCTTTTGCATCGTCAACAGCGAGCTCACCGTTAGCAGCGGCTACATCCGTAAAAAGAAGGTTTCAATCCCCTTGGCTAAGATCCAAAGCTTAAACCTTAAGCAGAACATCGTCCAGCAGCTCATCAAAATATACACCCTCGAAATTAATACGGCCGGCACCAAGGGGGCCGAGGTAAAGCTACCGGCGCTCGGACTGGCTGCCATCCGCGAAATAGAACGCCAGGTTAGCCTAATCGAAAAAAAGGCAGCAGACGAAAATACGCCCCTTACCGAACAGCCCACCGACGAGGTGCACCCCATTCTGCACCTCTCGCCGCTCGATCTGCTAAAGGTAGGCATCACCAACAACCACGTAAAGGTTATTCTTATCACCTTCTCGTTTCTCGTGGGCCTATACAACGACTTGCCGCAACGTTTCCAGGTGCTGGTCGAGCATCACCTCGACACCATCTCCAACCATGCCGCCCAGCAAGCCATCCTCTACGTGCTGCTGGCCATCGTCAGCGCCATCGTACTATCGGTAGCCGGAGCGGTGGTTGCCAGCTTTGCCTGGTTTTTCAACCTTAAGCTAACCCACAGCAGCAGCAGCCTAACCCTCGAGGCTGGCCTCATCAACCACAAGCGCATTATTGTCCCCTTCAAAAAGATACAAGCCATTCGATGGACATCCAACCCGCTACGCCAGCTTCTGGGGCTATACTCGGTAAGCATCAGCCAAGCGTCGGGCATTGTGGAAACCGAAAAGATGAAAGTACAAATACCGGGCTGCAGCGCCCAGCAGGTGGCCAGCATAGAGCAATCGGTATGGGGAACCAATATGGTAAACCAGCCAGCAGCCGTGCATCGTAGCCACTGGCTATACATGCGAAACCTCTGGCTCGTATTTGGGTTGATCCCTGCCGCCCTAGCAACCACCACGGGCTACTTGGCTAGCAACAACCTAGTATGGGGTTGGATTTGGGCCCTTGCCTACATTCCCTTTGCCCTCCTTGCATGGAAAAAGCGCTACTTCTACCTAAACGAAACAACGCTTGTGGCATCAAGCGGCAGCATCAGCCACGAAAAGGTAATGATTCCGCTGCGCAAGATTCAGGGGATATCGGTTCGGCAGTCTATCTGGCAAAAAAAAGGAGCAAGAGCCAGCGTAAGCCTATACACCGCTGGCGAAACCATCACGCTTCCCCAAGTGGAGGCCAGCATAGCCTTTGCCCTTCGCGACTACGCGCTATACCTAGCCGAAAGCGACCACGAGCCTTGGATGTAG
- a CDS encoding Crp/Fnr family transcriptional regulator, which yields MKDDNKLLYYLGKWSAITEEDEAKIRLAFEPVMVKKRREVLAAGEVCSYLYFVTKGCLRSYYIDMKGGEHIYQIRMDNSWISDLESFFSQRPSRYNMEALEDSNLLRISRERFEELLADIPSLERYFRILFQKAYVNALSRLNATMWESAVDRYNEMLKENPEIFQRVPLVYIASYLGITPESLSRIRRQR from the coding sequence ATGAAGGACGATAACAAGCTGCTGTACTACTTGGGTAAGTGGTCGGCTATAACCGAGGAGGATGAGGCCAAAATACGATTGGCTTTCGAGCCGGTGATGGTGAAGAAACGGAGGGAGGTTTTGGCTGCTGGTGAGGTTTGCAGCTACCTGTACTTCGTTACCAAGGGGTGCTTGCGATCGTACTACATCGACATGAAAGGGGGCGAGCATATCTACCAGATTAGGATGGATAACAGCTGGATTAGCGACCTGGAAAGCTTCTTCTCGCAAAGGCCATCGAGGTACAACATGGAGGCGTTGGAGGATTCGAACTTGCTGCGGATCTCGCGCGAGCGGTTTGAGGAGCTGCTGGCCGACATCCCAAGCCTTGAGCGGTATTTCCGAATTCTGTTTCAGAAGGCATACGTAAATGCGCTGAGCCGGCTAAACGCAACGATGTGGGAGTCGGCCGTTGATAGGTACAACGAGATGCTAAAAGAAAATCCCGAAATATTTCAGCGCGTGCCGCTGGTATACATTGCGTCGTACTTGGGCATCACCCCCGAGAGCCTTAGCCGAATTCGGAGGCAGCGATAG
- a CDS encoding VOC family protein, translating into MEKLVSWVDIPAANFERAVAFYRGILNIDFNISVHANEKMACFPTGEGAISYSPGFNPSADGTLVSLNTGDHLDATIERIVALGGTITQPKTKIEVEGLGYFALFTDSEGNRVGLYGNR; encoded by the coding sequence ATGGAAAAGCTAGTTTCGTGGGTCGATATCCCAGCGGCCAACTTCGAGCGCGCGGTAGCCTTCTACCGCGGCATCCTCAACATCGATTTCAACATTTCGGTACACGCCAACGAAAAGATGGCCTGCTTCCCAACGGGCGAGGGGGCCATCTCCTACTCGCCGGGCTTCAACCCCTCGGCGGATGGCACGCTGGTGAGCCTCAACACGGGCGACCACCTCGACGCCACCATCGAGCGCATCGTGGCCCTAGGCGGCACCATCACCCAGCCCAAAACCAAGATTGAGGTGGAGGGGCTCGGCTACTTCGCCCTCTTTACCGACAGCGAGGGCAACCGCGTAGGCCTTTACGGCAACAGGTAA
- the metG gene encoding methionine--tRNA ligase: MKKFKRHLVTSALPYANGPVHIGHLAGVYIPSDIYTRYLRLKGEDVIHVCGTDEHGVPITIKAKQEGVTPQDIVDKYHKIIGDSFKGLGISFDIFSRTTTPTHYQTASDFFKKLHQEGKFVEQTSEQYYDEEAKQFLADRYIMGTCPHCGNDRAYGDQCEKCGTSLSSTDLIEPKSMISGSKPVMRETKHWYLPLDQYQKDLEKWILTDHKEWKSNVYGQCKSWFDLGLQPRAVSRDLDWGIPVPVEGAEGKVLYVWFDAPIGYISTTKDLTPEWEKYWKSDECKMVHFIGKDNIVFHCIVFPSMLMADGSYILPENVPANEFLNLEGDKISTSRNWAVWLHEYLEEFPGKEDVLRYVLCANAPETKDNDFTWKDFQTRNNSELVAIFGNFVNRALVLTQKYFDNKVPSAGELTDFDKETLAEMPKIKKAVEDYIEGYRFRDALKEAMNLARLGNKYLADTEPWKVAKTDMERVGTILNVALQITANLAIAFEPFLPFSTEKLLKMINADEFGWEKLGDTALLPVGHELGKPELLFEKIEDSVIDAQLKKLEDTKLANALKEYKAEPQKDEAQFDDFMKMDIRVGTIKAAEKVAKTKKLLRLTVDTGIDTRTIVSGIAEHFEPEQLVGQQACFLVNLAPREIKGITSNGMILMAQDADGKLRLVQPNEAVKAGSQVG; the protein is encoded by the coding sequence ATGAAGAAGTTTAAGAGACACCTTGTTACATCGGCTCTACCCTACGCCAACGGTCCGGTGCATATTGGGCACCTTGCTGGGGTTTACATCCCTTCGGATATCTACACCCGCTACCTGCGCCTTAAGGGCGAGGATGTGATTCACGTTTGTGGAACCGACGAGCATGGGGTACCCATCACCATTAAGGCAAAGCAGGAAGGCGTAACGCCTCAAGATATTGTAGACAAGTACCACAAGATTATCGGCGACTCATTTAAAGGATTGGGTATCTCGTTCGATATCTTCTCGCGTACAACCACGCCTACCCACTATCAAACAGCATCCGACTTCTTCAAAAAGCTGCACCAAGAGGGTAAGTTCGTTGAGCAAACCTCCGAACAGTACTACGACGAGGAAGCTAAACAGTTCCTTGCCGACCGCTACATCATGGGTACCTGCCCCCACTGTGGCAACGACCGCGCCTACGGCGACCAGTGCGAAAAATGTGGAACATCGCTTAGCTCCACCGATCTAATCGAGCCTAAGTCGATGATCAGCGGCAGCAAGCCTGTAATGCGCGAAACCAAGCACTGGTATCTCCCCCTGGACCAGTACCAAAAAGATCTTGAAAAGTGGATTCTAACCGACCACAAGGAATGGAAAAGCAACGTATACGGACAGTGTAAAAGCTGGTTCGACCTAGGTCTTCAGCCTCGCGCCGTAAGCCGCGACCTAGACTGGGGTATTCCTGTACCCGTTGAAGGTGCCGAAGGAAAAGTGCTATACGTTTGGTTTGATGCTCCTATTGGCTACATATCCACAACCAAGGATCTTACCCCCGAGTGGGAAAAATATTGGAAAAGCGACGAGTGTAAGATGGTGCACTTCATCGGAAAGGATAACATCGTTTTCCACTGCATCGTTTTCCCTTCAATGCTGATGGCCGATGGCAGCTACATCCTACCCGAAAACGTTCCTGCTAACGAGTTCCTTAACCTCGAAGGCGACAAAATATCAACATCGCGCAACTGGGCCGTTTGGCTGCACGAATACCTCGAAGAGTTCCCCGGTAAGGAGGATGTGCTTCGCTACGTGCTTTGTGCAAACGCCCCTGAGACAAAAGATAACGACTTTACATGGAAAGACTTCCAAACTCGTAACAACAGCGAGCTGGTAGCCATATTTGGTAACTTTGTAAACCGCGCACTGGTACTTACCCAAAAGTATTTCGACAACAAGGTTCCCTCTGCAGGCGAACTTACCGACTTCGACAAGGAGACATTAGCCGAAATGCCTAAGATCAAAAAGGCAGTTGAAGACTACATCGAGGGATACCGCTTCCGCGATGCGCTAAAGGAGGCTATGAACCTAGCCCGCTTAGGAAACAAGTACCTTGCCGATACCGAACCTTGGAAGGTTGCAAAAACCGACATGGAGCGAGTAGGAACAATCCTGAATGTTGCGCTACAAATTACGGCCAACTTGGCTATTGCCTTCGAACCGTTCCTTCCCTTCTCAACCGAGAAGCTCCTTAAGATGATTAATGCCGACGAGTTTGGCTGGGAAAAGTTGGGTGATACCGCGCTGCTACCTGTTGGTCACGAGCTGGGCAAGCCCGAATTGCTATTCGAAAAAATAGAGGATAGCGTTATTGATGCTCAGCTAAAGAAGCTCGAGGATACTAAGCTGGCCAACGCCCTTAAGGAGTACAAGGCCGAACCACAAAAGGACGAAGCCCAGTTCGACGACTTTATGAAGATGGACATCCGCGTAGGAACCATAAAGGCAGCCGAAAAGGTGGCCAAAACCAAAAAGCTGCTTAGGCTTACCGTCGACACAGGCATCGACACCCGTACCATTGTATCGGGTATTGCCGAGCATTTCGAGCCAGAGCAGCTCGTTGGCCAGCAAGCCTGCTTCTTGGTAAACCTAGCCCCTCGCGAAATTAAGGGCATCACCTCCAACGGTATGATCCTAATGGCGCAGGATGCCGACGGCAAGCTACGCCTAGTTCAGCCTAACGAGGCTGTTAAGGCTGGTTCGCAGGTAGGATAA
- a CDS encoding YceI family protein: MKRVKVLGVLLLAGALSVSAQKSEIDVTKSAVSWTGNKIGGSHTGGIKVKSGYLEVKKGSIAGGEVVMDMNSITNSDLKDAGYNQKLVGHLKSDDFFGVEKFPTSAFKVTKATRFANGKATLTGVLTIKGKSDKISVDITKKDNAYLAQLKVDRSKFDVRYGSKSFFDSLGDKVIDDIFVLDIRIVLK, from the coding sequence ATGAAAAGAGTGAAAGTTTTAGGTGTTCTTCTGCTAGCAGGAGCCCTATCGGTATCGGCCCAAAAGAGTGAGATCGACGTTACAAAATCAGCCGTTAGCTGGACTGGGAATAAGATTGGTGGCTCTCATACGGGAGGAATTAAGGTGAAGAGCGGCTATCTTGAGGTGAAGAAAGGCAGCATTGCTGGCGGAGAGGTGGTGATGGATATGAACTCGATCACGAATAGCGACCTTAAGGATGCCGGCTACAACCAAAAGCTTGTTGGTCACCTAAAGTCGGACGACTTTTTTGGCGTGGAGAAGTTTCCAACCTCGGCATTTAAGGTAACAAAGGCCACCCGATTTGCCAACGGTAAGGCTACCTTGACGGGTGTGCTAACGATAAAGGGGAAGTCGGACAAAATTTCGGTTGATATTACCAAGAAGGACAACGCCTACTTGGCCCAGCTGAAGGTAGACCGCTCTAAGTTCGATGTACGATACGGGTCTAAATCATTTTTCGATAGCCTTGGCGATAAGGTTATTGATGACATCTTCGTGCTTGATATCCGAATTGTGCTAAAGTAG
- a CDS encoding DUF6946 family protein — translation MITNVRYGKPCSYDYEILLDHFSGLNTNSIRTSTIPLVQFWKDTNQRTKQLLDALKESTNSVTLCFEYPTVSPKGHGKASMTDLMVICGNSKIAIEAKFTEYLPENGHPENIEGWLQKATSDNRQQVLEGWTSLIEPFSQGINPQLQHSLDYQFYHRTASACAGSEKAAVVYLLFYEKENEEAMTAYTNRLKAMVEVINPKRTLSFHVWQVEVTSIREVEDTAFTAMKKEPVYRFGAERLVKL, via the coding sequence ATGATTACAAATGTCCGTTACGGAAAGCCCTGCAGCTACGATTACGAAATTCTTCTCGACCATTTCTCGGGATTAAACACCAATAGCATTCGTACCTCCACCATTCCTTTGGTGCAGTTTTGGAAGGATACCAACCAACGAACCAAGCAGCTGCTCGACGCCCTAAAGGAGTCGACCAACAGCGTTACGCTCTGCTTCGAGTACCCCACCGTATCGCCTAAAGGCCACGGCAAAGCCTCCATGACCGATTTGATGGTGATATGCGGAAACAGCAAGATAGCCATCGAGGCTAAGTTTACCGAATACCTGCCCGAAAATGGCCACCCCGAAAATATCGAAGGCTGGCTGCAAAAAGCCACCAGCGACAACCGCCAGCAGGTGCTAGAGGGATGGACTAGCCTCATCGAACCATTCTCGCAGGGCATTAACCCGCAGCTGCAGCACTCGCTCGACTACCAGTTCTACCACCGCACCGCCTCGGCGTGCGCCGGCAGCGAGAAGGCCGCCGTGGTTTACTTGCTATTCTACGAAAAGGAAAACGAGGAGGCCATGACCGCCTACACCAACCGGCTAAAGGCAATGGTAGAGGTTATCAACCCAAAGAGAACGCTCTCCTTCCACGTGTGGCAGGTGGAGGTAACCTCCATCCGCGAGGTGGAAGACACGGCCTTTACCGCCATGAAAAAGGAGCCCGTTTACCGCTTTGGTGCCGAACGGTTGGTTAAGCTCTAG
- the ygiD gene encoding 4,5-DOPA dioxygenase extradiol: MRIVGEWMASTPKMPVLFLGHGSPMNAVEENEFVTGFRDISKEIETPQAIVVISAHWETQGTKVTAMEQPATIHDFGGFPKELYDIQYPAPGMPQLAREVKRMAASTEVVLDEKWGLDHGAWTVVRPMYPKANIPVIELSLDYYKTPQQHYELARELYSLRHKGVLIVGSGNLVHNLGMIRWQQLNECYGYDWANEANDKMKELILDGNHQALVGYSKLGKAFELSIPTPEHFLPLLYAVALQDKNEEIKFFNDKPVGGSLTMTSLKIG, translated from the coding sequence ATGCGTATAGTTGGTGAATGGATGGCGAGCACGCCGAAAATGCCAGTTCTTTTTTTGGGACATGGCAGCCCGATGAATGCCGTTGAGGAGAATGAATTCGTTACGGGGTTTAGGGATATTTCGAAGGAGATTGAAACGCCCCAAGCTATTGTTGTTATTTCGGCCCATTGGGAGACGCAGGGGACGAAGGTGACGGCCATGGAGCAGCCTGCCACGATTCACGACTTTGGCGGTTTTCCGAAAGAGCTGTACGACATCCAGTACCCAGCCCCAGGAATGCCGCAGCTGGCCAGGGAGGTTAAGCGCATGGCGGCGAGCACCGAGGTGGTGCTGGATGAGAAGTGGGGGCTAGATCATGGCGCGTGGACGGTAGTTAGGCCCATGTACCCCAAGGCAAACATTCCGGTAATAGAGCTAAGCCTCGATTACTACAAAACGCCGCAGCAGCATTACGAGCTGGCCAGGGAGCTTTACAGCTTGCGCCATAAGGGCGTTTTGATTGTGGGAAGCGGCAACTTGGTTCATAATCTTGGAATGATTCGTTGGCAGCAGCTTAACGAATGCTACGGCTACGATTGGGCCAATGAGGCCAACGATAAAATGAAGGAGCTTATCTTGGATGGGAACCACCAGGCGTTGGTTGGCTACTCGAAGCTGGGTAAGGCTTTTGAGCTGTCGATACCGACCCCCGAGCACTTCCTGCCGCTGCTTTATGCCGTTGCGCTGCAGGATAAAAACGAGGAGATTAAGTTCTTTAATGATAAGCCCGTTGGTGGCTCATTAACGATGACATCCTTAAAAATAGGGTAG
- a CDS encoding PH domain-containing protein translates to MLFENPTISIENLPNASEVTYQPLEKDYIMVQLFSAILLYASLFIALLLVLLFGFELFTDSIILSMLLYAALFLACIGLQVYVILAGFKCKGFCIRQHDVLYRSGLIFKRQVSVPLSRIQHLEIKRGIFSRIFELASLQIFTAGSGAVDLKIPGLTLADAEKIKEHLSKAIAHEQ, encoded by the coding sequence ATGCTATTCGAGAATCCCACCATCAGCATAGAGAACCTCCCCAACGCCTCGGAGGTAACCTACCAGCCCCTCGAAAAAGACTACATAATGGTGCAGCTATTTAGCGCCATACTCCTATACGCTTCGCTATTTATAGCGCTGCTGCTCGTACTCCTATTCGGATTCGAGCTATTTACCGATAGCATCATCCTCTCGATGCTTCTATACGCTGCCCTGTTTCTAGCATGCATCGGACTTCAGGTTTACGTTATTCTTGCAGGATTTAAGTGTAAAGGATTCTGTATCCGCCAGCACGACGTGCTCTACCGCAGTGGACTCATCTTTAAACGCCAGGTTTCGGTACCGCTTAGTAGAATTCAGCACCTCGAAATCAAGCGCGGCATCTTTTCGAGAATATTCGAGCTGGCAAGCCTCCAAATCTTTACGGCTGGCAGCGGCGCCGTCGACCTAAAAATACCAGGACTGACCCTAGCCGATGCCGAAAAAATTAAGGAACACCTATCCAAAGCCATAGCTCATGAGCAGTAG
- a CDS encoding type IA DNA topoisomerase — MKLCIAEKPSVAKELAEILGASTRRDGYYEGNGYWISWTFGHLCTLKLPEDYHPDLKRWSLYTLPIIPQRFQIKVIDDTGIRKQFETIKRLVSECDEVINCGDAGQEGELIQRWVLTLAQNAKPLKRLWISSLTAEAIKEGFNSLQEGSKYDLLFFAGHARAVSDWLLGINATRLYTSKYSNGKGVLSIGRVQTPTLALIVRRHLDIVNFKPEPYWELKTLYRGVIFSATQGRFTAEADAADILQKIRESLFTITSFEKKKGTEAPPRLFDLTSLQVECNKKFGFTAEETLNYIQSLYEKKQVSYPRVDTTFLPNDIYPKVPGILKGLKPYEQFTEQLLASKIKKSKKVFDDSKVTDHHAIIPTGEFNPNLAFNEKKVFDLIIRRFIAAFYPDCIVSNTTVLGEAAQIPFKATGKQILEDGWRILFKKKDDEKDDDEPDKDDQLMPEFVEGESGPHEPGVQEKQTQPPKPYTEATLLRAMETAGKQVDDEELRDALKENGIGRPSTRANIIETLFKRKYIRRVRKNIEPTVTGIELIQTINNELLKSVELTGIWERKLRQIEKGDYKAEEFIGEMKEMVKSLVVEVLTERQNRSITIEAEEPEKKASDDDSEEGKKAKGKRAKKAKDDKPAELICPKCKKGKVLRGNSSYGCSAFKEGCTFRLAFDHYGKKLTDKQVETLIATGKTPKIKGFSVDGTKCDGILTLDEQGQVLLQRDEQKAEAKPAPVTELTCPTCQQGKILQGKSAFGCSRWKEGCTFKVTFDDIAAKHPNREVNLALLKEFLG, encoded by the coding sequence GTGAAGCTTTGCATTGCCGAGAAACCCAGTGTTGCCAAGGAGTTGGCCGAAATACTAGGCGCCAGTACGCGCCGCGACGGTTACTACGAGGGTAACGGCTATTGGATTAGCTGGACCTTTGGGCATCTCTGCACCCTCAAGCTTCCCGAAGACTACCACCCCGATCTCAAGCGCTGGAGCCTTTACACCCTGCCCATCATACCGCAGCGGTTTCAAATAAAGGTGATAGACGACACCGGTATACGCAAGCAGTTCGAAACCATCAAGCGCCTAGTTTCCGAATGCGACGAGGTAATCAACTGTGGTGATGCCGGACAGGAGGGGGAGCTTATTCAGCGCTGGGTGCTTACCCTGGCGCAGAATGCCAAGCCGCTTAAGCGCCTTTGGATATCCTCGCTAACCGCCGAGGCCATCAAGGAGGGATTTAACTCCCTTCAGGAGGGTAGCAAGTACGATCTGCTATTCTTTGCAGGCCATGCGCGAGCCGTCAGCGACTGGCTGCTGGGCATCAACGCCACCCGCCTCTACACCTCCAAGTATAGCAACGGCAAGGGCGTGCTTTCAATTGGCCGCGTGCAAACGCCAACGCTGGCGCTCATCGTTCGCCGCCACCTCGACATCGTCAACTTTAAGCCCGAACCCTACTGGGAGCTCAAAACGCTCTACCGGGGCGTCATTTTCTCCGCCACGCAGGGCCGTTTTACCGCCGAGGCCGACGCTGCCGACATCCTGCAAAAGATTCGCGAGAGCCTCTTCACCATCACCTCGTTCGAGAAAAAGAAGGGCACCGAAGCGCCGCCTCGCCTCTTCGATTTAACCTCGCTGCAGGTCGAGTGCAACAAGAAGTTCGGATTTACCGCCGAGGAAACCCTCAACTACATACAAAGCCTCTACGAGAAGAAGCAGGTGTCGTACCCGCGCGTCGATACCACCTTTCTTCCCAACGATATCTACCCAAAAGTTCCCGGAATACTCAAAGGGCTAAAGCCCTACGAGCAGTTTACCGAGCAGCTGCTGGCCTCCAAAATCAAAAAAAGCAAAAAGGTATTCGACGACAGCAAGGTTACCGACCACCACGCCATCATTCCAACGGGCGAGTTCAACCCCAACCTTGCCTTTAACGAAAAGAAGGTCTTCGACCTCATAATTCGCCGCTTTATTGCCGCCTTTTACCCCGACTGTATCGTCTCCAACACCACCGTTTTGGGCGAGGCAGCCCAGATACCCTTTAAGGCAACCGGCAAGCAGATACTCGAAGATGGATGGCGCATCCTCTTCAAAAAGAAGGACGACGAGAAGGACGACGACGAGCCCGATAAGGACGACCAGCTCATGCCCGAATTCGTCGAAGGCGAAAGCGGACCGCACGAGCCAGGCGTGCAGGAAAAGCAAACCCAACCGCCAAAGCCCTACACCGAAGCTACCCTGCTCCGCGCCATGGAAACCGCCGGCAAGCAGGTCGACGACGAGGAGCTGCGCGATGCACTAAAAGAAAATGGCATTGGGCGCCCATCAACCCGCGCCAACATCATCGAAACGCTCTTTAAGCGAAAGTATATACGCCGCGTGCGGAAAAACATCGAGCCTACGGTAACCGGCATCGAACTCATTCAAACCATCAACAACGAGCTGCTTAAGTCCGTCGAGCTTACCGGAATCTGGGAGCGCAAGCTGCGCCAAATCGAAAAGGGCGACTACAAGGCCGAGGAGTTTATTGGAGAGATGAAGGAGATGGTGAAATCGCTCGTGGTAGAGGTGCTAACCGAAAGGCAAAACCGCAGCATCACCATCGAGGCCGAGGAGCCCGAAAAGAAGGCCTCCGACGACGACTCGGAGGAGGGGAAAAAGGCAAAAGGCAAGCGTGCCAAAAAGGCTAAGGACGATAAACCCGCCGAGCTCATTTGTCCAAAGTGCAAGAAGGGAAAGGTACTACGAGGTAACAGCTCGTACGGCTGTAGCGCCTTTAAGGAGGGATGCACCTTCCGTTTGGCGTTCGATCATTACGGAAAAAAGCTAACCGACAAGCAGGTCGAAACGCTTATTGCCACCGGGAAAACGCCTAAGATTAAAGGTTTTTCGGTTGATGGCACCAAGTGCGACGGCATCCTCACCCTCGACGAGCAGGGGCAAGTTCTTCTGCAGCGCGACGAGCAAAAGGCCGAAGCCAAGCCTGCTCCCGTAACCGAGCTAACCTGTCCAACCTGCCAGCAGGGTAAAATTCTGCAGGGCAAAAGCGCCTTTGGCTGCAGCCGTTGGAAGGAGGGGTGCACCTTTAAGGTCACCTTCGACGATATTGCCGCCAAGCACCCCAACCGCGAGGTTAACCTAGCCCTACTTAAAGAATTTTTGGGGTAG